From Paenibacillus sp. GP183, one genomic window encodes:
- a CDS encoding asparaginase, translated as MPAAQLVHVYRGPLIESKHYGHIAVVDLSGNVLHGLGDPRHVTFVRSSSKPLQAIPVVESGAADRYQFSQADLALCCASHNGEQRHTDRVMDMLARIGVPHEALQCGTHAPRDQDNYKKLIRSGGELTPIYNNCSGKHTGMLTLASHLGADLSSYRDIDHPVQVLMRSAVADMTDMPAEDIVIGIDGCGVPVFGVPLDRLALAFAKLSDPSGQPEPRRQALERITAAMMAHPEMVGGKDRFCTDLMSALPGRIIGKAGAEGVYAAGLMGEGIGIAVKVDDGNARAAYPTVVAILEQLGYLGEADLKALEAHRVPSIQNAREEIIGKLQVAFSL; from the coding sequence ATGCCTGCTGCTCAACTCGTACATGTGTATAGAGGTCCTTTAATTGAAAGCAAACATTACGGTCATATCGCCGTTGTGGATTTGAGTGGGAATGTGCTGCACGGATTGGGAGATCCCCGGCATGTGACATTTGTCCGTTCATCCTCCAAGCCCTTGCAAGCCATACCCGTTGTGGAGTCGGGAGCCGCCGACCGCTATCAATTTTCGCAAGCGGATCTTGCGCTTTGCTGTGCTTCGCACAACGGAGAGCAGAGGCACACGGACCGCGTGATGGATATGCTGGCGCGGATCGGGGTTCCGCATGAGGCGCTGCAGTGCGGTACGCATGCCCCGCGTGACCAGGACAATTATAAGAAATTAATACGATCGGGCGGAGAATTGACGCCGATCTACAACAACTGCTCAGGCAAGCATACGGGAATGCTCACACTGGCCAGCCATCTGGGTGCTGACCTGTCGAGCTATCGCGACATTGACCACCCGGTTCAAGTCCTGATGCGGTCTGCGGTGGCCGATATGACCGACATGCCTGCGGAAGATATCGTGATCGGGATAGACGGCTGCGGTGTGCCTGTGTTCGGCGTGCCGCTGGACCGTTTGGCCCTGGCCTTTGCGAAATTGTCCGACCCGTCGGGTCAGCCGGAACCGCGCCGTCAGGCGCTGGAGCGGATTACTGCGGCGATGATGGCCCATCCGGAAATGGTAGGCGGAAAGGATCGGTTTTGCACAGACCTGATGTCCGCTTTGCCAGGTCGGATTATCGGAAAAGCGGGTGCGGAGGGCGTTTACGCAGCCGGCCTCATGGGCGAAGGAATCGGCATTGCGGTCAAAGTGGATGACGGAAACGCAAGGGCCGCTTATCCTACGGTTGTAGCGATCTTAGAACAGTTGGGTTATTTAGGCGAAGCCGATTTGAAGGCTCTTGAAGCACATCGGGTACCGTCGATTCAAAATGCGCGTGAAGAGATTATAGGAAAGCTGCAGGTCGCTTTTTCTCTGTAA